The DNA window GCGCAGGCGCCATCCTGTGCACTCGTGCCGCGCATCATGCAGGCCGCGCGCATCCACCTCAAGGACAGCGCCCGCGTGCTGAAGGTCGATGAAGTGCCTGTGCCCACGCCTGCCGCCAAGCAGGTGCTGGTGCGTGTGCACGCGGCCAGTGTGAATCCGGTGGACTGGAAGCTGCAGGACGGCGGTGACCTGCCGCTGCTCTCCATTCCCGGCGGCGATTTTGCCGGAGTGGTTGTTGCCGTGGGCTCAGGCGTGACCGGCTATCGCTGCGGTGATGCGGTGGCCGGTACCGTGGACCAGGGCGCGCAGGGCGGCAGCTACGCCGAGTACGTGGTGGCGCCGCTCGAGGCCCTCGTGCGCAAGCCCGAGCGATTCAGCATGCAGGAGGCGGCCGCCTATCCCACGGTGGCCATTGCCGCGTGGCGCTTTCTCATTGCCGGCGCCCAGGTGCAGCGTGGCGAGCGGGTGCTGGTGCACGGCGCCGCCGGTGGTGTGGGCTCCATGGTGGTGCAGATGGCCAAGGCACGCGGCGCGTATGTCATCGGTACGGCCTCCGCGCGCAATCACGCCTATCTGCGCTCCTTGGGCGCCGATTCGCTCATTGACTACAGCACCACGCCGTTCGAAACCGTCGTGCGCAATGTGGACGTGGTCGTCGACGCGGTGGGCGGCGAAACGCTGGCGCGTTCCTACGGGGTGCTGCGCAAGGGCGGGCGTCTCGTGTCACCCGGCGGCGCGGTGGACATGGCGCGCTGCACAGCGGCCGGCATTGTATGTCCGGCGCGCGCGCCCTGGGATGTGCAACGCGGACTCGATTACGCTGCGCCCCTCATTGCCGCGCAGCAACTTCGCGTGCACGTGGACAGCGCCTACACGCTCGCCAGTATCATGGCCGCGCAGCAGCACAGCCGCAGCGGGCGCACGCGGGGCAAGGTGGTGGTGGACATGAACGCCGACGCGCACGCCGCAGCCATGCAGCCATTGGCCGCATATCTCGAGGGCCACGCCACCGGGAGCCGCAGCGCCTTCGAACGCGCCTTTGCGGCCGACGCCATGCTGGTGGGCATCAAGGACGGGCAGTACCGCCAGTGGCCCGCCAGCGAATACGTGCGCATCTCGTCGTCCGGACGCGCGCCGGCTGACGAGGCCCAGCGCCGGCGGCGTGTGGAGAGCCTGCGGGTGACGGGCACGGTGGCCACGGCCGTCCTCCGTCTCGAGTATCCGGACATGCTGGCCTGGGACCACATGACGCTCATTTCCCAGGGCGGCGAATGGCGCATTGCCGTCAAGGCGTACGACGCGCAGACTCCGGGGCGCTGATCGCACGGCTTCGCGTGCGACCGGCCTGCCACCCTCTATCGCACGCTGCCCATGTCCGGCGCATTGCTCCGCACCATCCTGCTGCTTACGGCGTCGAATGTGTTCATGACCTACGCCTGGTACGGCCACCTCCGCAATCAGAGCGACAAGCCCTGGGTGGTGGCCGCGCTCGTGAGCTGGGGCATCGCGCTCTTCGAGTACCTGCTGCAGGTACCGGCCAACCGGGCCGGCTTCACGGTGCTCACCCTGCCGCAGCTCAAGATGCTGCAGGAGGCCATCGCGTTGACGGTCTTTGTGCCCTTCGCCGTGTTCTACATGAAGCAGCCGGTGAAGCTGGATTTCCTCTGGGCCGGACTCTGCATCATGGGGGCCATGTATTTCATGTTCCGGGGCAGTGCCGCCGGGTGACGGGCATTTCTACTTGACAGCGTTAGGTGAATTGACAATATTCGCCAGATGACCACCTCCGCCATCCGCTCCGCCTCGCTGGCGCGCCGTGAGCGCCAGAAGGCCGAAACCCGCCAGTCCATTCTGGACGCGGCGCGGGAGCTGTTCGTGAGCGAGGGGGTCGAGGCCACCACCATGCGGGCCATTGCTGCCCGCATTGGCTACACACCCACCGCCATCTACCACCATTTCCGCGACAAGGACGCGCTCATTCAGGAGCTCTGCCTCGCGGACTTCTCGGCGTTGGGCCAGGCCATGCACAAGATCGGCCGCATCGAGGATCCGGTGGACCGGGTGCGCCGCATGGCATATGCCTACACCGATTTTGCGCTCGACAATACGAGCCAGTATCGGTTCATGTTCATGACACCACCAACACAGTCGTTGGCTGTAGCGCACGAAGAGCTCCACAAGCGTCCGGAAGAGGACGCTTATCTCTTCCTGCTCGACACCGTGACGGAAGGCATCAATCTCGGAGTATATCGTCCGGAGCTCAGCGACCCCGTGGAGCTGGCCCAGATCTTCTGGGGTGGCCTGCACGGCATCATTTCGCTCTGGCTGACACACTGTGGCAACCCGCACATCATTCTCCGCGACCCCCGCGAGACCATCCGGACGCAGTGTGATCTCATCATCCGAGGCGCGCTGCGAAACCCCACGCACTGAAGTCCCGTAGCACCACACAACTCGGCATTTCACTCCCAGGGCGCCTCGGCGCCCTTCTTCAGGATCCTTTACTTAACAGTGTTAGAGAAACGATCCGTGTTTACAAGCAAATCGATGTTCAGGCTGCGACGGCGCAGTCTCATGGGGGCCATGCTGCTCACGCCCCTCATCACCGTCGCAACGAACGCCGGCGCCCAAAGCATGAGCCGGGCGAGCAGCGCGGCCACAGCCGATAGCACTCGGCGCCTGCTCGACCGCTACATCGCCGAGGCGGTGCGCAGCAATCTCGCCCTCGCCCAGCAGCAGGTCGCCGTGCAGCGCGCGGAGGCCGGGGTCCAGGAAGCCAATGGTCGCTTTCTCCCCAGCCTCGGTCTCAACGCCCGCTACTCCGAGTTCAGCGGCGTCATCAACATCGGCGACTTCATCAACCCCACCTACGCCGCGCTCAACCAGATCCTCGGTCAGCAGCGCTTCCCCACGGACATCAACGCCACGCTGCCCTTCCGTCAGGAGACCAAGCTCGACCTGCAGATGCCGCTCTTCAACGGCGCGCTCTTTGGCGCCCGGGCGGCGGCGCGGGCCCAGCGGGATT is part of the Gemmatimonas sp. UBA7669 genome and encodes:
- a CDS encoding nuclear transport factor 2 family protein, with the translated sequence MRVVFQALVGRAFTGALRLWGLAGLGVALANPLTAGGNVDAQTITRDFSVCFTSGVQSCTLLTLATTAFYIDGSTRIGTAVDVYVKHNEGAAPDAAAVSALTGFYFAYAGASVTPVGGADVSDESGLVTPLILPEGDYSSPFPLNAGGWSQLARSSTSTSASPSFDNYLSFSNTLTAYDELTGRVNTQYIGGCGAAAGSGALDAVYTTELWTCGEGNYWFTTFTEAWFDADLVNTVGVSTYALFDGADYGVAAFCDRYLDTNTSFGDADGSFTNLGDVCASSNTGGDNGGGDNGGGDNGGGDNGGGDNGGGDNGGGNNGGGTPVPEPSSLWMLLTAVVMMLGSRARVLEAQAPSCALVPRIMQAARIHLKDSARVLKVDEVPVPTPAAKQVLVRVHAASVNPVDWKLQDGGDLPLLSIPGGDFAGVVVAVGSGVTGYRCGDAVAGTVDQGAQGGSYAEYVVAPLEALVRKPERFSMQEAAAYPTVAIAAWRFLIAGAQVQRGERVLVHGAAGGVGSMVVQMAKARGAYVIGTASARNHAYLRSLGADSLIDYSTTPFETVVRNVDVVVDAVGGETLARSYGVLRKGGRLVSPGGAVDMARCTAAGIVCPARAPWDVQRGLDYAAPLIAAQQLRVHVDSAYTLASIMAAQQHSRSGRTRGKVVVDMNADAHAAAMQPLAAYLEGHATGSRSAFERAFAADAMLVGIKDGQYRQWPASEYVRISSSGRAPADEAQRRRRVESLRVTGTVATAVLRLEYPDMLAWDHMTLISQGGEWRIAVKAYDAQTPGR
- a CDS encoding DMT family protein, with amino-acid sequence MSGALLRTILLLTASNVFMTYAWYGHLRNQSDKPWVVAALVSWGIALFEYLLQVPANRAGFTVLTLPQLKMLQEAIALTVFVPFAVFYMKQPVKLDFLWAGLCIMGAMYFMFRGSAAG
- a CDS encoding TetR/AcrR family transcriptional regulator, translating into MTTSAIRSASLARRERQKAETRQSILDAARELFVSEGVEATTMRAIAARIGYTPTAIYHHFRDKDALIQELCLADFSALGQAMHKIGRIEDPVDRVRRMAYAYTDFALDNTSQYRFMFMTPPTQSLAVAHEELHKRPEEDAYLFLLDTVTEGINLGVYRPELSDPVELAQIFWGGLHGIISLWLTHCGNPHIILRDPRETIRTQCDLIIRGALRNPTH